From a region of the Microscilla marina ATCC 23134 genome:
- a CDS encoding Hsp20/alpha crystallin family protein, producing MEDNMQTNEVTIEKGLLKSIAQDVRALNTVAGGIVATQMKIIQSEDGYTVKIKAPTVPIEAYNIEINRDQLMIYTTLEEDESSEGVITPFFQVLPISSGVNVEAIEAVFENGELQILAPFYEEHKSSEIKRINIRQI from the coding sequence ATGGAAGATAATATGCAAACCAACGAAGTAACCATAGAAAAAGGTCTTTTGAAAAGCATAGCACAAGATGTGCGTGCACTGAACACTGTAGCTGGAGGGATTGTGGCTACTCAAATGAAAATTATACAGTCTGAAGATGGCTACACAGTAAAAATAAAGGCGCCAACCGTGCCTATTGAAGCCTACAATATTGAAATAAACCGTGACCAGTTGATGATTTACACCACATTGGAAGAAGACGAATCGAGTGAGGGCGTCATTACCCCTTTTTTCCAGGTGTTGCCTATTAGTTCAGGGGTAAATGTAGAGGCTATTGAGGCAGTGTTTGAAAACGGAGAACTGCAGATTTTGGCCCCATTTTATGAAGAACATAAGTCAAGCGAAATCAAGAGAATTAACATTCGTCAGATTTAG
- a CDS encoding FG-GAP repeat domain-containing protein produces the protein MQYLRTFTFFSLFLICTWGVQAQFKEVKTGMVNLKYSSVAWGDQDNDGDLDVFMMGWDGKKRVTRIYNNNNGQFEDIEASLPGVNSVASNNLAWTDLDNDNDLDLVLTGQDGETRIAKIYNNEGSNYFKESPQNLDGVYASTVVWGDYDNDGDLDLLMAGNTKNGGRKTQIFRNDKGKLVKIKTNLIGISRGTAAWGDYDNDGDLDILVSGRYHPTQKLAKCIIYRNDNGKFTDINANITGLLRGAAAWGDYDNDGDLDLLMCGLTDQGKRLTKLYKNNKGRFLAINTNLIQVSRSSLAWGDYDNDGDLDILITGMDNQGKRRSKIYQNNGGSFKDINAQLIGLSAGSAAWGDYDNDGDLDILITGEDQSFNQHTKIYQNNLNKGKEVKMHPPSNLNAEVKGKDVVLKWAKIKDLKGITYNIRIGTAPGKNDQLSPMADAQSGFRLVVENGNAHHHDNWRIKNLPPGKYYWSVQTINGAFQSSKFSEEKSFEVQ, from the coding sequence ATGCAATACTTACGAACTTTTACCTTTTTTTCCTTATTTTTAATATGTACCTGGGGTGTTCAAGCCCAGTTTAAAGAGGTGAAAACCGGAATGGTTAACCTCAAGTATAGCTCAGTAGCCTGGGGCGATCAGGACAACGACGGTGACCTGGATGTGTTTATGATGGGATGGGACGGTAAAAAACGAGTTACCCGCATTTATAACAACAACAATGGACAGTTTGAAGACATTGAGGCAAGTTTGCCAGGGGTAAACAGTGTAGCGTCGAACAACCTTGCCTGGACTGACCTGGACAACGACAATGACCTTGACTTGGTGCTGACCGGGCAAGACGGGGAAACTCGAATTGCCAAAATATACAATAACGAAGGCAGTAATTACTTCAAAGAGAGTCCTCAAAACCTGGATGGAGTATACGCCAGTACCGTAGTGTGGGGCGACTATGACAACGACGGTGACTTGGACTTGTTGATGGCGGGCAATACCAAAAATGGTGGTAGAAAAACCCAAATTTTCAGGAATGACAAGGGTAAGCTGGTAAAAATAAAGACAAATTTAATAGGCATCTCACGCGGGACAGCTGCCTGGGGTGACTATGACAACGATGGTGACTTAGATATTTTGGTATCGGGTAGGTACCACCCTACCCAAAAATTGGCGAAGTGTATCATCTATCGCAACGACAATGGCAAGTTTACTGACATTAACGCCAACATTACCGGACTTTTACGGGGGGCAGCTGCCTGGGGCGATTATGACAATGACGGGGATTTGGATTTGTTGATGTGTGGATTGACTGATCAGGGCAAAAGGTTGACCAAGTTGTATAAAAATAATAAGGGCAGGTTTTTGGCAATCAATACCAACCTGATCCAGGTATCACGTAGCTCGCTTGCCTGGGGTGACTATGACAACGATGGTGACCTCGATATTTTGATTACAGGAATGGACAATCAGGGCAAGCGACGCTCTAAGATTTACCAAAATAATGGGGGTAGTTTTAAAGACATCAATGCTCAGCTTATAGGTTTGTCAGCTGGGTCGGCAGCCTGGGGCGACTATGACAATGATGGCGACCTTGATATTTTGATTACGGGTGAAGATCAGAGTTTTAACCAACACACCAAGATCTACCAAAACAACCTTAACAAGGGCAAAGAGGTAAAGATGCACCCTCCGTCGAACTTGAACGCTGAGGTAAAAGGCAAAGATGTAGTATTGAAATGGGCAAAGATAAAAGACCTCAAGGGCATTACTTATAACATAAGAATAGGCACTGCTCCAGGCAAAAATGACCAACTTTCGCCTATGGCAGACGCTCAAAGTGGCTTTAGGTTGGTGGTAGAAAACGGCAACGCTCATCACCACGACAATTGGCGGATAAAAAACCTGCCTCCAGGCAAGTATTACTGGAGTGTACAAACTATCAATGGGGCTTTTCAAAGCTCTAAGTTTTCAGAAGAGAAATCTTTTGAGGTACAATAA
- a CDS encoding OmpA family protein, whose product MKFNPVPPGAIPMAMVPTPPPPKEKPKTKPGLEDGAFRFKLGSDELDEKSKALLDSVAQKMMEFPEAEIEVSGHTCNIGTKAGNLRLSKKRAEAVRKYLMEYDGIDPKRIKTAGYADNRPLVPNINEPNRKKNRRVAFKMKFPDS is encoded by the coding sequence ATGAAGTTTAACCCTGTACCTCCAGGGGCTATTCCTATGGCCATGGTGCCTACTCCTCCCCCACCCAAAGAAAAGCCGAAAACCAAGCCAGGGCTCGAAGATGGCGCTTTCCGCTTTAAGCTGGGCAGTGACGAGTTGGACGAAAAGTCGAAGGCTTTGCTGGACAGTGTAGCCCAAAAGATGATGGAGTTTCCAGAGGCAGAGATTGAGGTATCGGGACACACTTGTAACATTGGTACCAAAGCGGGTAACCTGAGATTATCGAAAAAACGTGCTGAGGCAGTGCGTAAATACTTGATGGAATACGATGGTATTGACCCCAAACGCATTAAAACGGCTGGGTATGCCGATAATCGTCCGTTGGTACCCAACATTAACGAGCCTAACCGTAAGAAAAACCGTAGGGTAGCATTTAAGATGAAGTTCCCGGATAGTTAG